In Paenibacillus sp. FSL M7-0420, a single genomic region encodes these proteins:
- a CDS encoding chitobiase/beta-hexosaminidase C-terminal domain-containing protein, whose translation MALKRRSWIGYLIALAVIVVAAVAGGIMAKADPQTWDSTADTRWYVPTNDTFKIKNAEELAGVAKLVNEGTVNGLSGKILEITDNLNLSAYQWVPIGTAEHPFRGTLITENGLMKKINGLNVVANRSYQGLVGNMVGGTVGGLIFETGTISVTGVTYDVYAGSAVGKMSGSSIVFDITNQINITSDASPYHSYAGGIVGMGEGMISNSINNGTVTAYGSADVGGMLGYGDSRGIIIKKVVNNGAVLAQGTDSSVLTAGGIAGHTTGPLRLNDEDTPIINTAAVTIAGGNQVAAGGIAGKVDNTVVFSNMTTNNGAITVNAAAAVNSAAGALVGATGTVASEAASITFVNTAPVTNNGGKNVYTGGIAGYTGSKFTWTHPYANTQQITATGSENVATGGFVGYAAGGLVTSNASAGVFENRKLISVNGGKGVYTGGIAGYDAGGNITQTSSTGELKVNGTADVYTGGTVGYEMGGTIVSSVTGTTESKPLAITSDGTIGGIVGYLEGTLSNSSIKYATLQVTSAGGVAGGIAGNAQGAVSGVTAGDAESAGYSTLVLQAVVADAADGQDNITFGGLVGVNTKPLSLTGSKASRISFLNEAGRSGYIIGGAAGKLNADAVVGSAAVPVDVQDIVTELKADKVSFGGGAGHNSAAQFNGHTNRIEIKATGASVKAGGMFGENHSAAAAPFNHAENVVITASGADNQLGGNTGFNAGQLVNATVTQLSIQAKGVHAVAGGITGYSAGTETPEARAGITSAVLNVPGAEPMITLTAADAKAGAIVGAAVTTDITAPEVNAQDGALMLIQAQAAKPSVGGLAGTLSNSTISSDSKVVNVENMLILAGPAATDAYIGGIVGYNESSRLERLVGSAVSLTLNAPRATAGGVAGYNHGSATGIIVDTYISGLNLKANDGAVSSYAGGIVGLNAAQSIDPVLSPATSVSTIQNTRTLGTVSATSSSAIVGGMVGENRTLIANNSITDKISVISRGNSSLIGGLAGVNTASGTLYYTYSNANLTIEGTGTHAGGLVGSNAGAVIGSYVDIDVTGNAQGTSSGSVYLGGLIGRNTAGTVEQSYSASKVTANKVYTIVGGLIGELSGGTVKNSYVAKSVNAANDNSYAGGFVGRITNGKISNVYSAAEVNVAEKKTAYAGGFAGRYDNASKELLYKSYYIKDEGLNINRDLPDFAEGNHRWLNVHVRLTTILSETLKDRTVFPGLSGWDFEGAWKYGSLSAAYRYPEVNRTANTGGGDNGNNVNANINWYTKDKDAIGFEITSEAELAGLAGIVNGTIAGVEQFSFKDRTVTVMNPIHIQSKQWVPIGDKEANPFEGMFDGKSLLIDGLTLQPVYTHSGLFGIIGANATVQNMNLEPLAVGGNGYTGVLAGTNLGTVKNVDLKLLGGVKVSGSIVGGIIGQNSGSVAGLQLTLDGGSRIETVAEGGIAGGLIGDNTADITADIYVIHDKDGSIGSAADHAVIGGVIGVQNGNVTGLALEVNSRYRISSTGMEATVGGLVGHYQTGQAEGLTVSFADGTLEARGLGSILGGMIGQSDQGNSIRNVIVTGSGSGVQLTANGTAGGVVGVKDGRLGGMLARSVDTGSSFDIEHAAVSGVKLATTGDSLKAVLGGIAGSASRTAINDAKFKASLQAAGDVITAGGIVGESDNSIIYNADSSPELQAAAKSGEVAVGGIAGTISADDIDQGFDFGKAYPLYKGIYIAKVHDGQITVTGTDHRADLYAGGLTGKNTDASIYSSEVASGLKVTGGNTVSAGGVAGYSNGIIVDTIVRSGVNTDNSRVINTGGLVGWGDGGEIHYSKVISGSGQSITIGSAVTLGESVPNTRVGGVIGMADHVLITNTHTDIPVVITDTNQDNTMYAGGFAGLLGENGTLAGQIQKSYATGKLNVSGRLGSYVGGFAGSVDHYSITDSYASGDISNTGFDTRSGGFAASVERSGSISKSYALQNKLSTVGVKSSTRSYNGGFAGYNDGTLTSVYANVPQITVAVAGDNVSKGALVGYNFRDGKILSSSYTGTLDAVGRNTGAAAAAVSTAAVDPLASGLWSIDYDTTFLNDLTDGAITVQTPLQLAGAVMFYNETGLNYYKLFNRTAEDKPELATILLGADIDLAGRYWTAFDSFTGVFDGQGHTLNGLSLKASGQQTAGFIKDNRGQFLNVSFTGADISGAVNAGVAVGINHKGAVIQNVKVSGSVTASAAAGGAAGVNQGTLEKVTNEGVTLAGAGRIGGIAGSNAGVIHQAVSKGNIDVTSALAAGGIAGENSAEGTITESMAYGDIRVASAQAIAGGISGLNAGEIKNSYSAGAVLAEGMSTAWAGGIAGLAESGSIITSLNTGEVKAGVKGKIQPLQAFFGGIAGQKSDKATISGSLFNRQMLKNNIAYYNLNGQAVSGNNSSAMGLPGAELTGANLPAGLDAGIWTAQNTFYPLLQAFNGTNEGTLASAAVILNPQDLINRVGSAFHMSSGGALSWSADPSKAVVNGTTGSLISGGSAVLKANAGGQSRSIAINTAAFQYPSAAVAPTATPADKNFTTEVKVELATGEQGGSIYYTLDGTTPTETSQVYSGPIDLKSTTTVRAVTIAPGKEYSPVASWTWTLVVPNPGPGSGPGTSPGGGPGPAAPLPSPTPAPAAPAITAIAGATSINGDSKEPVKIAKNSKLALKAPEGQTIYYTTDGSIPTAKSTKYTGELLITKSMTVKAITDKDDKVITIEYVVENAKYSLKSNSGEIKYMAAYPNGLFMPNAAITRYELIQSLAPLLDMEEVNVGNLFNDVNAENEGLTGFFASAGIIEGFPDGGFGGTKGLTRAEFSKIMTTVLKLDVTQTGVTKQKDIRGHWAEKYVNALSQAGYVQGFPDGTFKPGTPITRAQAVVLINRIAGTKKLTVTAVRFKDVPATHWAYKDIMSVVK comes from the coding sequence ATGGCTTTGAAGCGAAGATCATGGATAGGTTATCTAATAGCACTGGCGGTAATTGTCGTTGCCGCAGTTGCCGGAGGCATCATGGCCAAGGCTGATCCGCAGACCTGGGACAGCACGGCCGATACCAGGTGGTATGTGCCAACGAATGATACCTTCAAAATTAAGAATGCTGAAGAGCTGGCAGGTGTAGCCAAGCTCGTCAATGAAGGTACCGTAAACGGTCTAAGCGGTAAAATTCTGGAGATTACGGACAACCTTAATCTCTCTGCTTACCAGTGGGTGCCCATCGGTACCGCTGAGCATCCATTCCGGGGAACACTCATCACCGAGAACGGGTTGATGAAGAAGATTAACGGGTTGAATGTAGTAGCAAACCGTTCTTATCAGGGTCTGGTAGGGAACATGGTAGGCGGTACAGTAGGCGGCCTGATTTTTGAAACAGGCACCATCTCTGTTACCGGAGTGACCTATGATGTCTATGCAGGCTCTGCTGTAGGTAAAATGAGCGGCAGCAGCATTGTGTTTGACATTACTAACCAGATCAATATCACTTCGGACGCTTCTCCGTACCACTCCTACGCGGGCGGTATTGTCGGCATGGGCGAAGGGATGATCTCGAATTCTATCAATAACGGGACGGTTACAGCGTATGGTTCAGCCGATGTTGGCGGAATGTTGGGCTATGGCGATTCCAGAGGCATTATCATCAAAAAAGTGGTCAACAATGGAGCGGTTCTTGCCCAGGGAACGGACAGTTCTGTGCTTACCGCAGGCGGGATCGCAGGTCATACTACAGGACCGCTTCGTCTAAATGATGAAGACACTCCAATCATCAATACGGCGGCTGTTACCATCGCCGGAGGGAATCAGGTTGCAGCAGGCGGGATTGCCGGTAAAGTAGACAACACCGTCGTGTTCTCCAACATGACTACCAATAATGGTGCAATTACCGTGAATGCAGCAGCGGCAGTGAATTCGGCAGCCGGGGCGCTGGTAGGTGCAACAGGTACGGTAGCAAGCGAAGCGGCTTCCATTACCTTTGTAAATACAGCGCCGGTTACCAATAACGGCGGCAAGAATGTATATACAGGCGGGATTGCCGGATATACCGGCAGCAAATTCACCTGGACGCATCCTTATGCGAATACTCAGCAGATTACAGCAACAGGCTCAGAGAATGTAGCTACCGGCGGATTCGTCGGATATGCCGCAGGCGGCTTGGTTACCAGCAACGCTTCGGCAGGAGTATTCGAGAATAGAAAGCTGATCTCAGTTAACGGCGGTAAAGGAGTCTACACTGGCGGGATTGCCGGTTACGATGCAGGCGGGAATATCACGCAGACCTCTTCCACAGGTGAACTGAAGGTTAATGGTACTGCGGATGTATACACAGGCGGTACCGTTGGTTACGAAATGGGCGGAACCATTGTTTCATCAGTTACCGGCACGACAGAAAGCAAGCCTCTGGCCATCACTTCCGATGGTACCATCGGCGGTATCGTCGGCTATCTGGAAGGAACCTTGAGTAATTCTTCTATTAAATATGCAACACTGCAAGTCACTTCTGCAGGCGGGGTTGCCGGCGGAATCGCCGGGAACGCACAAGGAGCGGTAAGTGGAGTCACTGCCGGTGATGCGGAATCGGCAGGCTACAGCACTTTGGTGCTTCAAGCTGTGGTAGCGGATGCGGCAGACGGGCAGGACAATATCACATTCGGCGGACTCGTGGGCGTGAACACCAAGCCGCTGTCGCTGACCGGCAGTAAGGCCTCGCGGATCAGCTTCCTGAATGAAGCGGGAAGAAGCGGGTATATCATCGGCGGCGCAGCAGGTAAGCTGAACGCTGATGCGGTAGTCGGGTCTGCTGCTGTGCCTGTGGATGTCCAGGATATCGTTACAGAGCTGAAGGCCGACAAGGTAAGCTTCGGCGGCGGCGCAGGGCATAACTCGGCTGCCCAGTTCAACGGGCACACGAATCGGATTGAGATTAAAGCTACAGGCGCTTCGGTAAAAGCCGGCGGTATGTTCGGCGAGAACCATTCGGCCGCAGCCGCTCCGTTCAATCATGCGGAGAATGTAGTTATCACTGCAAGCGGTGCGGATAACCAGCTTGGCGGGAATACCGGCTTCAATGCCGGACAGCTGGTTAACGCTACAGTGACTCAGTTGTCTATTCAAGCAAAAGGTGTACACGCTGTAGCTGGCGGGATCACCGGATATTCGGCGGGGACAGAGACTCCTGAAGCACGTGCAGGAATTACATCCGCTGTGCTGAATGTTCCCGGTGCTGAACCCATGATTACGCTGACAGCGGCGGATGCCAAAGCGGGGGCGATCGTAGGTGCTGCTGTGACAACGGATATTACAGCACCGGAAGTGAATGCGCAAGATGGTGCGCTGATGCTCATCCAGGCACAAGCTGCGAAGCCGTCTGTCGGCGGTCTGGCAGGTACCCTTTCGAACAGTACCATCAGCAGTGACAGCAAAGTCGTCAATGTAGAGAATATGCTCATTCTGGCAGGACCAGCGGCTACGGATGCCTATATTGGCGGGATTGTAGGCTACAATGAGTCCTCCAGGCTGGAACGTCTGGTAGGTTCAGCGGTGAGTCTGACCCTTAACGCACCGCGCGCTACTGCAGGCGGAGTGGCCGGATATAACCACGGCAGTGCTACAGGCATTATTGTAGACACTTATATCAGCGGTCTGAATCTGAAGGCTAACGACGGTGCAGTCTCCTCTTATGCCGGGGGCATTGTGGGCCTCAATGCGGCTCAGAGTATTGATCCGGTGCTGAGTCCTGCAACCTCGGTCAGCACGATTCAGAATACCCGTACACTGGGTACGGTCTCAGCTACCTCCTCAAGTGCCATTGTGGGCGGTATGGTCGGTGAGAACCGTACGCTGATTGCCAACAACAGCATTACCGATAAAATCTCGGTGATCTCCAGAGGCAATTCCTCCCTCATTGGCGGTCTGGCCGGTGTGAACACGGCATCAGGAACACTCTATTACACGTATTCCAATGCGAACCTGACCATTGAGGGGACAGGCACACATGCAGGAGGATTAGTAGGCAGCAATGCTGGTGCAGTCATTGGCTCTTATGTAGATATTGATGTGACGGGCAATGCCCAAGGAACATCAAGCGGTTCGGTCTACCTGGGCGGACTGATCGGCAGAAATACAGCCGGTACGGTGGAGCAATCCTACTCCGCTTCCAAGGTTACAGCGAACAAAGTCTATACCATTGTCGGCGGTCTGATCGGAGAGCTGTCCGGCGGAACGGTCAAGAATTCCTATGTAGCGAAAAGTGTTAACGCTGCGAACGATAATTCTTACGCCGGCGGCTTCGTTGGCAGAATTACAAACGGTAAAATAAGCAACGTCTACTCAGCAGCAGAGGTTAATGTAGCGGAGAAAAAGACCGCTTATGCCGGCGGTTTCGCCGGACGTTATGATAATGCAAGTAAAGAACTGCTCTACAAGTCTTACTATATTAAAGACGAAGGACTGAATATCAACCGCGATCTGCCTGATTTCGCAGAGGGCAATCACCGCTGGCTGAATGTGCATGTCCGGCTGACCACCATTCTGTCGGAGACACTGAAGGACAGAACGGTATTCCCGGGCTTGTCGGGCTGGGATTTCGAGGGAGCCTGGAAATACGGCTCGCTCAGCGCGGCATACCGCTATCCTGAAGTCAACCGCACTGCCAATACCGGCGGCGGAGACAACGGCAATAACGTGAATGCCAATATCAACTGGTACACGAAGGATAAGGATGCAATCGGCTTCGAGATCACCTCGGAGGCTGAGCTTGCCGGTCTGGCGGGAATTGTCAACGGCACCATTGCCGGTGTAGAGCAATTCAGCTTCAAGGACAGAACGGTGACTGTGATGAATCCGATCCATATCCAATCCAAGCAGTGGGTGCCTATCGGTGACAAGGAGGCTAATCCGTTTGAAGGAATGTTCGACGGGAAAAGCCTGCTAATCGACGGCCTGACCCTGCAGCCGGTATACACGCATTCCGGGCTGTTCGGAATCATTGGAGCGAATGCTACAGTGCAGAACATGAACCTTGAGCCGCTCGCGGTTGGTGGCAACGGCTACACCGGCGTACTGGCCGGGACGAATCTGGGTACAGTTAAGAATGTTGACCTTAAGCTGCTTGGCGGCGTGAAGGTCAGCGGCAGCATTGTCGGCGGCATCATCGGCCAGAACTCAGGAAGTGTTGCCGGTCTGCAGCTTACGCTGGACGGCGGAAGCCGGATTGAGACAGTAGCTGAAGGCGGCATCGCCGGCGGTCTGATCGGCGACAACACAGCGGATATTACAGCTGACATTTATGTTATTCACGATAAGGACGGCAGCATCGGCAGCGCGGCTGACCATGCCGTTATCGGCGGAGTTATCGGGGTTCAGAATGGTAATGTGACAGGCCTGGCCCTTGAAGTGAACTCAAGATACCGGATCTCTTCAACAGGAATGGAAGCCACGGTTGGCGGACTGGTTGGACATTACCAGACGGGTCAAGCTGAAGGGCTGACCGTGAGCTTTGCAGACGGAACCCTGGAAGCGCGGGGGCTTGGCTCCATCCTTGGCGGTATGATCGGTCAATCCGATCAAGGGAACAGCATCCGCAATGTAATCGTAACCGGCTCCGGAAGCGGAGTACAGCTGACAGCTAATGGTACGGCTGGCGGTGTTGTGGGCGTGAAGGATGGCAGACTCGGCGGAATGCTGGCCCGTTCTGTGGATACCGGCAGCAGCTTCGATATTGAACATGCAGCAGTATCAGGCGTGAAGCTGGCTACAACAGGCGACAGCTTGAAGGCTGTGCTCGGCGGGATTGCCGGATCGGCTTCCCGGACGGCGATCAATGACGCCAAGTTCAAGGCTTCGTTGCAGGCCGCTGGTGATGTGATCACTGCCGGAGGTATTGTGGGAGAGAGTGATAACTCCATCATCTATAATGCAGATTCGTCACCTGAGCTTCAGGCGGCGGCGAAGAGCGGTGAGGTCGCGGTCGGCGGAATCGCCGGAACGATATCAGCGGACGATATCGATCAAGGCTTTGACTTTGGCAAGGCATATCCGCTGTATAAGGGGATTTATATTGCGAAGGTTCATGATGGTCAGATCACAGTCACCGGAACAGATCATCGTGCAGATCTCTATGCGGGCGGTCTGACCGGCAAGAATACGGATGCCTCCATCTATAGCTCCGAAGTTGCCTCCGGTCTCAAGGTAACCGGCGGTAATACCGTGAGTGCAGGCGGAGTAGCCGGATACAGCAATGGTATCATTGTAGATACCATTGTCAGAAGCGGTGTGAACACGGATAACAGCAGAGTGATCAATACCGGCGGACTTGTCGGTTGGGGAGACGGCGGAGAGATTCATTACAGTAAAGTTATCTCCGGCTCAGGACAGTCCATCACCATCGGATCGGCGGTCACCCTGGGTGAATCGGTACCGAATACACGCGTCGGCGGGGTCATCGGAATGGCCGATCATGTCCTGATTACGAATACCCATACGGATATTCCGGTAGTCATTACAGATACCAATCAGGATAACACGATGTATGCAGGCGGTTTTGCCGGACTGCTGGGTGAGAACGGCACGCTTGCCGGACAAATTCAGAAGTCTTATGCCACAGGCAAGCTGAATGTCAGCGGCAGATTAGGCTCTTATGTCGGCGGATTCGCCGGATCTGTAGATCATTACTCGATCACAGATTCCTATGCCTCCGGTGACATCAGCAATACCGGCTTCGATACACGCAGCGGCGGCTTCGCAGCATCTGTGGAGAGAAGCGGCAGCATCAGCAAGTCTTATGCATTGCAGAATAAGCTGTCTACTGTCGGAGTGAAGTCTTCGACCCGTTCCTATAACGGCGGCTTCGCCGGATATAATGACGGAACGTTAACTAGTGTATATGCCAATGTACCGCAGATTACGGTGGCGGTTGCCGGGGACAATGTCTCCAAGGGAGCACTGGTCGGCTACAACTTCCGGGACGGCAAAATTCTTAGTTCGTCCTACACAGGCACACTGGATGCTGTAGGACGTAACACAGGCGCGGCCGCAGCAGCCGTAAGTACAGCAGCAGTTGATCCGCTGGCTTCAGGACTCTGGAGTATCGACTATGATACTACCTTCCTGAACGACCTGACGGATGGGGCCATTACAGTACAGACGCCGCTGCAGCTGGCGGGGGCAGTCATGTTCTATAACGAGACAGGACTGAATTATTACAAGCTGTTCAACAGAACGGCTGAAGACAAGCCGGAGCTGGCAACGATCCTGCTCGGTGCGGATATCGACCTTGCCGGACGCTACTGGACGGCATTCGACAGCTTCACAGGCGTGTTCGACGGTCAAGGCCATACGCTAAACGGACTGTCGCTGAAAGCCTCCGGTCAGCAAACCGCCGGATTCATCAAGGATAACCGTGGACAGTTCCTGAATGTGAGCTTCACCGGGGCCGATATCTCCGGTGCAGTGAACGCAGGTGTTGCTGTCGGGATTAACCACAAGGGTGCAGTCATCCAGAATGTGAAGGTCAGCGGTTCCGTGACTGCCAGTGCTGCCGCAGGCGGGGCAGCAGGTGTGAATCAGGGTACCCTGGAGAAGGTCACGAATGAAGGTGTGACCCTTGCCGGAGCGGGCCGGATTGGCGGCATTGCCGGAAGCAACGCCGGTGTGATTCACCAGGCTGTATCCAAGGGCAATATTGATGTTACATCTGCACTGGCCGCAGGCGGAATTGCCGGTGAGAACAGTGCGGAAGGCACGATCACTGAGTCGATGGCCTATGGCGATATCCGTGTAGCTTCAGCCCAGGCGATCGCCGGCGGAATCAGCGGTCTGAATGCGGGAGAGATCAAGAACAGCTACTCGGCTGGGGCGGTCCTCGCCGAAGGCATGTCTACTGCATGGGCTGGCGGTATTGCCGGTCTGGCAGAGAGCGGATCGATTATTACTTCCCTGAACACCGGAGAAGTGAAGGCTGGAGTGAAGGGCAAGATTCAACCGCTGCAGGCCTTCTTCGGCGGGATTGCCGGACAGAAATCGGACAAGGCCACGATCAGCGGCTCCTTGTTCAACAGACAAATGCTGAAGAATAATATTGCGTACTACAATCTGAATGGTCAGGCAGTGTCCGGCAATAACAGCAGTGCCATGGGGCTGCCGGGTGCAGAGCTTACTGGCGCGAATCTGCCGGCAGGCCTGGATGCCGGAATCTGGACAGCCCAGAACACATTCTATCCGCTGCTTCAGGCCTTTAACGGAACAAATGAAGGGACACTGGCTTCAGCCGCTGTTATCCTGAACCCGCAGGATCTGATTAACCGCGTGGGTTCGGCATTCCACATGAGCAGCGGCGGAGCACTCTCCTGGAGCGCTGATCCGTCCAAGGCTGTAGTGAACGGTACAACCGGCAGCCTGATATCAGGTGGCAGTGCAGTGCTGAAGGCAAACGCTGGAGGACAAAGCAGAAGTATTGCTATTAATACAGCTGCATTCCAGTACCCGAGCGCAGCAGTTGCACCAACTGCAACTCCTGCAGATAAGAATTTCACCACTGAAGTGAAGGTGGAGCTGGCAACAGGCGAGCAGGGAGGAAGCATCTACTATACACTGGACGGTACAACACCTACAGAGACCTCCCAGGTGTACAGCGGACCTATCGATCTTAAGAGCACAACAACAGTTAGAGCCGTTACCATTGCTCCCGGCAAAGAGTACAGTCCGGTGGCAAGCTGGACCTGGACACTTGTCGTCCCTAATCCCGGCCCTGGTTCCGGCCCTGGTACGAGCCCAGGGGGTGGTCCTGGCCCGGCAGCTCCGCTTCCGAGCCCGACACCTGCACCGGCAGCTCCGGCAATTACCGCTATTGCAGGCGCAACGTCTATTAATGGAGACAGCAAGGAGCCTGTGAAGATTGCCAAGAACAGCAAGCTTGCGCTGAAGGCTCCAGAAGGGCAGACAATCTATTACACAACGGACGGCAGCATTCCGACTGCCAAGAGTACGAAATACACCGGCGAGCTGCTGATCACCAAGAGTATGACGGTCAAAGCCATCACGGACAAAGACGATAAAGTCATTACCATCGAGTATGTGGTGGAGAATGCGAAGTACAGCCTGAAGAGTAACAGCGGCGAGATCAAGTATATGGCTGCCTATCCGAACGGCTTGTTCATGCCAAACGCTGCTATTACGCGGTATGAGCTGATCCAGTCCCTTGCGCCGCTGCTCGATATGGAAGAAGTGAATGTAGGCAATCTGTTCAATGATGTCAATGCCGAGAATGAAGGCCTGACCGGATTCTTCGCATCGGCGGGCATTATTGAAGGCTTCCCGGATGGCGGATTCGGCGGAACGAAGGGCTTAACCAGAGCCGAGTTCTCCAAAATCATGACCACTGTGCTGAAGCTGGATGTAACTCAGACAGGTGTGACGAAGCAGAAGGATATCCGCGGACACTGGGCTGAGAAATACGTGAATGCCCTGTCGCAGGCGGGATATGTGCAAGGCTTCCCTGACGGAACCTTCAAGCCGGGAACACCGATTACCCGTGCGCAGGCCGTAGTGCTGATCAACCGGATTGCCGGCACGAAGAAGCTGACGGTAACGGCTGTACGGTTCAAGGATGTTCCGGCAACCCACTGGGCTTACAAAGACATCATGTCAGTTGTGAAATAA
- a CDS encoding S1 family peptidase, which produces MKTKLLAVSLVLSLISAILFYSGTTSADTPEAFSAEQSYGIASKAIFYLRVLKSDGTASSTGTGIILSPAGTAATAYHVVKSAQRIEGVMADGTVISPIKVTKSDELKDVAILELPSPAAMKQKDNAYAYLPLRKDKLRHGEAVYALGYPLKNTAIITEGIVNTPAADINGRSRILTSAQVASGMSGGPLLDTHGELAGIISGSLRTMTNIHLIVNTEDLRSLLPASFN; this is translated from the coding sequence ATGAAAACAAAGCTGCTTGCCGTAAGCCTGGTCCTCTCATTGATCTCGGCGATACTCTTCTATTCGGGCACCACCAGTGCGGATACACCTGAGGCGTTTAGCGCTGAACAAAGCTATGGAATAGCGAGTAAGGCGATCTTTTATCTGCGTGTGCTGAAAAGCGACGGTACTGCAAGCTCTACCGGAACAGGAATTATCCTGTCTCCGGCCGGTACCGCAGCAACGGCGTATCATGTGGTCAAAAGCGCACAGCGCATTGAAGGAGTCATGGCGGACGGAACGGTGATCAGTCCGATTAAAGTCACGAAGTCCGACGAGCTGAAGGATGTGGCCATCCTTGAACTGCCAAGTCCCGCTGCGATGAAGCAAAAGGATAATGCCTATGCTTATCTGCCGCTGCGTAAGGACAAGCTGAGACATGGTGAAGCGGTGTATGCCCTGGGCTATCCGCTCAAGAATACAGCGATCATCACGGAGGGGATTGTCAACACTCCGGCAGCCGACATTAACGGCCGAAGCCGGATTCTGACCTCGGCCCAGGTGGCAAGCGGAATGTCCGGGGGGCCTTTGCTCGATACGCACGGCGAGCTGGCCGGTATCATCTCCGGTTCCCTGCGGACGATGACTAACATTCATTTGATTGTGAATACGGAGGATCTGCGCAGCCTGCTGCCGGCTTCCTTCAACTAA
- a CDS encoding LytR/AlgR family response regulator transcription factor, producing MIKAYLLDVNQKDLYKLSSMLQHTGKVNVIGMSAYPENVVDRIVLLQPDVLFLDLQLPGHQGVVVAELVKKKLPDIQIVVVTETKQHALWAFDQDIVDYVLKPLEEVRLGQSLERLRQGS from the coding sequence GTGATTAAGGCCTATTTGCTGGATGTGAATCAGAAGGATCTCTATAAGCTGTCATCGATGCTTCAGCATACAGGCAAGGTGAATGTGATCGGCATGTCTGCTTATCCCGAGAATGTGGTGGACCGGATTGTTCTGCTGCAGCCCGATGTGCTGTTTCTGGATCTTCAGCTGCCCGGCCACCAAGGAGTCGTCGTAGCCGAGCTGGTGAAGAAAAAGCTGCCGGATATTCAGATTGTGGTGGTCACAGAGACAAAGCAGCATGCCCTGTGGGCCTTCGACCAGGATATTGTGGATTATGTGCTGAAGCCGCTGGAGGAGGTCCGGCTGGGCCAGTCTCTGGAGCGGCTGCGCCAGGGAAGCTGA
- a CDS encoding MalY/PatB family protein — protein MKYDFNRIIDRRNTRSYKWDQSEKLFGDKEILPLWVADMDFASPPAVQEAILRRVQSGIYGYSVTGDSYKAAIAGWYRRRHDWEIQKDWISDSPGIVTSLSLSVELFSQPGDQVIVQSPVYYPFYDVIRMNDRKVAANPLKLQDGHYVMDYVQLEELMAGGAKLLLLCNPHNPGGRVWEREELLRLGELCLRYGVTVISDEIHCDMIMPGHKHIPFASLSPELSDITLTTLAATKTFNLPGLQTSYIVTSSPELKQKFDYKIKALSLHMSPFFTPEAVEAAYNEGGEWLDELIPHINGNAEYAISYLTEHLPQVKPMKPEATYLLWIDCRALGLDADGLKQLMYREAKVAFNEGSVFGAEGQGHLRINLACPRSLLAEALERFVKAAGAYVTR, from the coding sequence TTGAAGTATGATTTTAACCGTATCATAGACCGCCGCAATACCCGTTCCTACAAATGGGACCAGTCCGAGAAGCTGTTCGGAGACAAGGAGATTCTTCCGCTGTGGGTAGCAGATATGGACTTTGCGAGCCCTCCTGCGGTTCAGGAAGCGATTCTGCGCCGCGTACAGTCAGGAATATACGGCTATAGCGTGACGGGCGACTCTTACAAAGCGGCGATTGCCGGCTGGTACCGCAGACGCCATGACTGGGAGATTCAGAAGGACTGGATCTCGGATTCCCCGGGAATTGTCACCTCGCTCAGCCTGTCTGTAGAGCTGTTCAGCCAGCCGGGCGATCAGGTGATCGTGCAGTCGCCGGTATATTATCCGTTCTATGATGTCATCCGCATGAATGACCGCAAGGTGGCGGCGAATCCGCTGAAGCTGCAAGACGGTCATTATGTGATGGACTACGTGCAGCTGGAGGAGCTTATGGCCGGTGGCGCGAAGCTGCTGCTGCTGTGTAATCCGCATAACCCGGGCGGCAGAGTGTGGGAGCGCGAAGAGCTGCTGCGTCTGGGCGAACTATGCCTGCGGTACGGGGTAACCGTGATCTCGGATGAGATTCATTGCGACATGATCATGCCCGGACACAAGCATATTCCGTTCGCTTCCCTGTCGCCGGAATTGTCAGACATTACGCTGACTACACTAGCGGCAACCAAGACCTTCAATCTGCCGGGGCTGCAGACCTCGTATATCGTCACCTCCAGCCCGGAGCTGAAACAGAAGTTCGATTACAAGATCAAGGCGCTCAGCCTGCATATGTCGCCCTTCTTCACGCCGGAGGCTGTGGAGGCGGCTTATAACGAAGGAGGAGAATGGCTCGATGAGCTGATCCCGCATATCAACGGCAATGCCGAATACGCGATCAGTTATCTGACAGAACATCTGCCCCAGGTGAAGCCGATGAAGCCTGAGGCAACCTATCTGCTGTGGATTGACTGCCGGGCGCTCGGACTCGATGCGGACGGGCTCAAGCAGCTGATGTATCGCGAGGCTAAGGTGGCCTTTAATGAAGGCTCCGTCTTCGGAGCGGAAGGCCAAGGCCATCTGCGGATCAATCTGGCCTGCCCGCGCTCCCTGCTGGCTGAAGCGCTGGAGCGGTTCGTTAAGGCTGCGGGGGCTTATGTAACCCGATAA